The Planococcus versutus genome contains a region encoding:
- a CDS encoding fluoride efflux transporter FluC, translating into MKQLVAVGLGGMIGALLRVAIYTTVVDGIGLWIVNIIGSFLIGLAAIRLSHKSAELRLFISTGLLGSFTTFSAFSADWFYYLQSSIWLGLIFAGSMTIACVSAAAAGLWLGRKGVSSL; encoded by the coding sequence ATGAAACAATTAGTAGCGGTAGGACTGGGTGGTATGATTGGTGCGTTGTTGCGTGTAGCAATATACACGACGGTTGTAGATGGTATTGGGCTATGGATTGTCAATATTATTGGCAGCTTTTTAATCGGGCTGGCGGCTATTCGCTTATCTCATAAGTCAGCAGAGTTAAGACTATTCATTTCGACAGGGTTACTCGGATCTTTTACAACCTTTTCAGCATTTTCTGCTGACTGGTTCTATTATCTCCAATCTTCTATTTGGCTAGGCTTAATATTTGCCGGCAGCATGACAATTGCATGCGTTTCAGCTGCAGCTGCTGGATTGTGGCTTGGTAGAAAAGGGGTGTCTTCGTTATGA
- a CDS encoding fluoride efflux transporter FluC — translation MIGIAMGGFLGAITRYLFYRLVESRVWQPKIATWLVNSTGSLVLGLFIGSGSLSIFWITGFLGAFTTFSTMALDVVKEIEDGKWLQGGSYVFATLVSGILLFSFGYILMQ, via the coding sequence ATGATAGGCATCGCAATGGGTGGGTTTTTAGGTGCGATTACACGTTATTTATTTTATAGGTTAGTTGAAAGTCGAGTATGGCAACCAAAAATTGCCACGTGGCTAGTTAACAGCACCGGTTCATTAGTTCTCGGTTTATTTATTGGCAGTGGTAGTTTGTCTATTTTCTGGATTACAGGGTTTTTAGGTGCCTTCACAACATTTTCAACGATGGCCTTAGATGTAGTAAAAGAAATTGAAGACGGAAAATGGTTACAAGGCGGTAGTTATGTTTTTGCTACTTTAGTTAGTGGCATTTTATTATTTAGTTTTGGGTATATCTTGATGCAATAA
- a CDS encoding universal stress protein, with protein MYEKILVAADGSDHSKRAAHEAVKMAKVNPQAFITLLYVIDYEKARTEILHGQSSDEVHLERRKHLVPLEEIFRSSGVNFETKTLHGVPGPTIVKHANETGYDVVLIGSRGLNALQEMVLGSVSHKVAKRVEAPVIIVK; from the coding sequence ATGTATGAGAAAATTTTAGTTGCAGCTGACGGTTCTGATCATTCAAAACGGGCTGCTCATGAAGCTGTAAAAATGGCCAAAGTTAATCCACAAGCATTTATTACATTATTGTATGTAATCGATTACGAAAAAGCACGCACAGAAATTCTTCACGGTCAAAGTAGCGACGAAGTACACTTGGAACGGCGCAAGCATTTAGTTCCGCTTGAAGAAATTTTCCGTTCATCAGGTGTAAATTTTGAAACAAAAACACTACATGGCGTTCCTGGACCCACCATTGTCAAGCATGCGAATGAGACCGGGTACGATGTCGTCTTGATCGGCAGTCGCGGATTAAATGCATTACAAGAAATGGTACTCGGCAGTGTTAGCCATAAAGTAGCAAAACGTGTGGAAGCTCCTGTTATTATCGTAAAATAA
- a CDS encoding SulP family inorganic anion transporter has translation MNTISYKEQWFGNIRGDILAGIVVALALIPEAIAFSIIAGVDPMVGLYASFSISVIIAFVGGRPGMISAATGAMALAMVLLVRDHGLDYLLAATVLTGLLQLTFGLLKVARFMKFIPRAVMIGFVNSLAILIFMAQVPFIFGINALTYVFVGVTLAIVYVLPRFFTAIPAPLIAILVLTGVVIYTGIDMQNVGSLGTISQTLPSFFIPSVPFNFETLQIIFPTALALSVIGLLESLLTASIIDDATETGSDKNQEARGQGIANIITGFFGGMAGCAMIGQSGINVRSGGRGRLSSFVAGVFLMFLIIVLGNWVIQIPMPVLAGIMVMVCIGTFDWGSFKYLATAPKADAIVMLLTVVVVVYTHDLSKGVFAGVILSALLFAAKISKVEVRKEGLETDASNRYTIHGQLFFASSQDFVSEFDKVEASQHVVLDFSDASVWDDSGVGAIDRVMNKLQAQGQTVEIVGLNASSQKLVDKLATFSNAGKGTS, from the coding sequence TTGAATACCATATCTTATAAAGAGCAATGGTTTGGGAATATTCGTGGAGATATTTTGGCCGGAATTGTTGTAGCACTTGCACTTATTCCGGAAGCGATCGCTTTCTCAATCATTGCGGGTGTCGATCCGATGGTTGGGTTATACGCTTCATTTTCCATCTCCGTTATTATTGCTTTTGTGGGTGGACGACCTGGAATGATTTCTGCAGCTACAGGGGCTATGGCACTTGCCATGGTGCTGCTCGTTCGCGATCACGGTTTGGATTATTTACTAGCAGCAACTGTTTTAACAGGTTTGTTGCAATTGACTTTTGGTCTTTTAAAAGTTGCACGGTTTATGAAATTTATTCCTCGAGCTGTCATGATTGGTTTTGTTAACTCACTAGCAATCTTAATCTTTATGGCACAAGTGCCATTCATTTTCGGCATCAATGCACTTACATACGTATTTGTTGGTGTTACACTGGCAATTGTATATGTTTTGCCTCGATTCTTCACAGCAATTCCAGCACCATTAATCGCTATTTTGGTCTTGACGGGTGTTGTCATTTACACCGGCATTGATATGCAAAACGTTGGCAGTCTTGGGACCATTTCGCAAACCTTGCCAAGCTTCTTTATTCCAAGCGTACCGTTCAATTTTGAAACCTTGCAAATTATTTTTCCAACTGCATTGGCTTTATCTGTAATCGGCTTACTGGAGTCTTTATTAACTGCATCTATAATTGATGATGCGACAGAAACGGGATCAGATAAAAACCAAGAAGCTCGCGGACAAGGCATTGCTAATATCATTACTGGATTTTTCGGTGGAATGGCTGGTTGTGCAATGATTGGACAATCAGGCATTAATGTTCGCTCTGGTGGACGTGGACGCTTGTCTAGCTTTGTTGCGGGCGTCTTTCTTATGTTCTTGATTATTGTTCTGGGGAATTGGGTTATCCAAATTCCAATGCCTGTTTTAGCGGGGATTATGGTCATGGTTTGTATTGGCACATTTGATTGGGGTTCGTTCAAGTATTTAGCAACGGCTCCAAAAGCAGATGCCATCGTCATGTTGCTAACAGTCGTAGTTGTTGTTTACACACACGATTTATCTAAAGGAGTATTTGCCGGTGTTATTTTGAGCGCCTTGCTGTTTGCTGCTAAAATCTCCAAAGTAGAAGTACGGAAAGAAGGATTGGAAACCGATGCGTCGAATAGATATACCATACACGGACAATTGTTTTTCGCTTCTTCACAAGACTTTGTCTCTGAGTTTGATAAAGTGGAAGCTTCTCAACATGTTGTTTTAGATTTTTCAGATGCATCTGTTTGGGACGACTCTGGCGTTGGTGCAATCGATCGAGTCATGAACAAACTACAAGCGCAAGGTCAGACAGTTGAAATTGTCGGATTAAATGCGTCTAGTCAAAAGCTTGTTGATAAACTAGCAACCTTCAGTAATGCGGGTAAAGGCACATCATAA
- a CDS encoding ArsR/SmtB family transcription factor: MKELCEVTKINSAIVDRVQKNMTELGDVANLFKALADETRLSIAYALTIEEEMCVCDIAAVIGSSTATASHHLRYLRDRALAKSERKGKQVFYSLSDNHVRQLVTIANEHAKEGMEIG, encoded by the coding sequence ATGAAAGAGCTATGTGAAGTAACAAAAATTAATTCTGCAATTGTCGACCGGGTACAAAAAAACATGACTGAGCTTGGCGACGTTGCGAATTTATTTAAAGCCCTTGCAGATGAAACAAGACTGAGCATCGCCTATGCCTTAACAATAGAAGAAGAAATGTGTGTTTGTGATATTGCGGCAGTTATTGGATCGTCTACTGCAACAGCTTCTCATCATTTACGTTATTTACGAGATAGAGCTTTAGCGAAATCAGAGCGCAAAGGAAAACAAGTTTTTTATTCTTTATCTGACAATCATGTGCGACAATTGGTGACCATCGCTAACGAACACGCGAAAGAAGGGATGGAAATTGGTTAA
- a CDS encoding heavy metal translocating P-type ATPase: MVKIYRLENLSCTSCAAKFEKNIRGLPNIKSVDLNFGASKLTIDGEVSIKALEKAGAFDHIRVYSEKQKIKVVPFYQRRQTIETTFSLLLLLVGIIISFQTSETDSWAIALFVGSMAIGGYHMFWTGLKNLGAFQFDMKTLMTIAIIGAVIIGEWREGAVVVFLFAISEALESFSMNKARQSIRSLMDLAPARAIIQRAGELMELDTEDIHIGDILIVKPGQKIAMDGTVLRGQSAVNQAAITGESLPAVKSVGDEVFAGTLNEEGALEVTVTKRVEDTTIAKIIHLVEEAQAEKAPTQKFVDQFAKYYTPAIIVIAFLVALVPGFVTGNWELWVYQGLAVLVVGCPCALVVSTPVAIVTAIGNAARQGVLIKGGIYLEETGQIKAIAFDKTGTLTKGYPEVTDVLAQGAITEEELLKLAASVETMSQHPLARAIIKKAAYTYPSENFNSVTGKGAYATVNEEIIYVGSLAWAENKGLRIPEKARKLQESGKSVTAVFSETILLGIIAVADAIRTESPSIINQLKKMGISQTIMLTGDHPSTATAIAEEIGITDVRAGLMPQDKLTAIKELKKQYGHVAMIGDGINDAPALAASSIGIAMGGAGTDAALETADIALMADDLEKLPYTIRLSRKTLRIIKENIIFALGLKILALLLIIPGWLTLWIAIFADMGATLLVILNALRLMKVQK; the protein is encoded by the coding sequence TTGGTTAAAATCTATAGGTTAGAAAATTTGTCTTGTACAAGTTGTGCAGCTAAATTCGAAAAAAACATACGTGGATTACCTAATATTAAAAGCGTAGATTTAAACTTTGGTGCTTCTAAACTCACAATTGATGGAGAGGTGTCAATTAAAGCTCTTGAAAAAGCAGGAGCGTTTGATCATATACGCGTCTATTCTGAAAAACAAAAAATAAAAGTCGTACCGTTTTATCAACGTCGCCAAACAATAGAAACCACTTTTTCATTGTTACTGCTTTTAGTAGGAATTATCATTTCGTTTCAAACAAGTGAAACAGACTCTTGGGCCATCGCTTTATTTGTAGGTTCTATGGCAATAGGTGGCTATCACATGTTTTGGACAGGATTAAAAAATCTCGGTGCATTTCAATTTGATATGAAAACATTGATGACTATTGCCATTATCGGTGCGGTTATCATTGGCGAGTGGCGCGAAGGGGCTGTTGTCGTTTTCTTGTTTGCTATTAGCGAAGCCTTAGAGTCATTTTCAATGAATAAAGCGCGTCAATCTATTCGCAGTTTAATGGATTTAGCTCCGGCGCGAGCAATAATTCAACGTGCTGGAGAACTTATGGAACTCGATACAGAAGATATTCACATCGGCGACATATTAATCGTCAAGCCAGGCCAAAAAATTGCGATGGATGGTACGGTTCTTCGCGGACAATCTGCGGTTAACCAAGCTGCGATTACAGGAGAATCACTTCCAGCTGTCAAATCTGTTGGCGACGAAGTTTTTGCTGGAACGCTGAACGAAGAGGGTGCATTAGAAGTAACTGTTACAAAACGAGTCGAAGATACGACAATTGCTAAAATTATTCACTTAGTAGAAGAAGCACAAGCTGAAAAAGCACCTACACAAAAATTTGTTGATCAGTTTGCTAAATATTACACACCAGCAATTATTGTCATTGCCTTTTTAGTCGCTCTTGTTCCGGGCTTTGTAACGGGTAACTGGGAACTATGGGTGTATCAAGGATTGGCTGTTCTTGTTGTGGGATGTCCATGTGCGTTAGTCGTGTCCACGCCTGTTGCGATTGTTACGGCCATCGGCAACGCTGCGCGACAAGGAGTACTTATTAAAGGTGGTATTTATTTAGAAGAAACGGGTCAAATTAAAGCGATTGCTTTTGATAAAACGGGAACATTAACGAAAGGTTATCCAGAAGTGACAGATGTTTTAGCGCAAGGCGCTATTACAGAAGAAGAATTATTAAAGCTAGCAGCATCAGTAGAGACGATGTCACAACATCCTTTAGCAAGAGCGATTATAAAAAAAGCAGCCTATACGTATCCTTCTGAAAATTTTAATTCTGTTACAGGAAAAGGTGCATATGCTACTGTAAATGAAGAAATTATTTACGTTGGAAGTTTGGCTTGGGCAGAAAACAAAGGATTACGTATTCCTGAAAAAGCGCGTAAACTGCAAGAAAGTGGAAAATCTGTCACGGCTGTATTTTCAGAAACAATCTTACTAGGCATTATTGCGGTAGCAGATGCGATTCGCACAGAAAGTCCTTCAATCATTAACCAGTTAAAAAAAATGGGGATATCTCAAACGATTATGCTGACAGGAGATCATCCATCAACTGCAACAGCTATAGCTGAAGAAATTGGTATCACAGATGTTCGAGCTGGATTGATGCCACAAGACAAACTAACTGCTATTAAAGAATTGAAAAAACAATATGGCCACGTAGCAATGATTGGAGATGGGATTAACGATGCACCAGCTTTAGCTGCCTCAAGTATTGGGATTGCGATGGGCGGAGCAGGAACAGACGCGGCGCTCGAAACTGCGGATATTGCGCTAATGGCAGATGATTTGGAAAAACTTCCTTATACTATTCGACTTAGTCGGAAGACATTGCGTATAATAAAGGAAAATATTATCTTTGCACTCGGGCTCAAGATACTAGCTTTGCTTTTAATTATTCCGGGTTGGTTAACCTTGTGGATTGCGATTTTTGCAGACATGGGTGCTACATTGTTGGTGATTTTAAATGCGCTACGTCTAATGAAAGTTCAAAAGTAA
- a CDS encoding GNAT family N-acetyltransferase: MKLTEWTMEEQEQLIHFMTTNSWPFHGHEHPVRALIKKTIEEGGYKSDQVTTFWIENDAKEQVGLVKIFDLRDDIPLFDLRIADPYRNKGYGPKALKMVADFVFSLPEKKIRLEGNTRHDNFAMRKAFERTGFVKEAHLRQAWFSPRENRYYDAVIYGMTREDWQAGSSTPVLWDDAIVEAKESPFNPILLDFPEQFESERLVIRAPRREDAEASYEAVMRSLEAFRPWLPFAQQKPDLAQTEAALIEAAADFKLRKDLRLHFFLKDTGQFIGSTGLHRIDWEVRKFEIGYWVDSQFEGKGFVSEAVERITRFAFDELGANRVEIRCDPDNVRSRAVANRLNFELEGILRNDTVSRVDNKLHDTCVYAKIRQ, translated from the coding sequence GTGAAATTAACAGAGTGGACGATGGAAGAGCAAGAACAGCTAATTCATTTTATGACAACAAACTCATGGCCTTTTCACGGTCACGAACACCCAGTTAGAGCTTTAATCAAGAAGACTATCGAAGAAGGTGGGTATAAATCAGACCAAGTCACAACTTTCTGGATTGAAAATGATGCAAAAGAACAAGTGGGCTTAGTGAAAATATTCGATTTGCGAGATGACATTCCACTGTTTGACTTACGAATTGCAGATCCTTATCGAAACAAAGGCTATGGCCCAAAAGCGCTGAAAATGGTTGCGGATTTTGTGTTTTCCTTGCCGGAGAAAAAAATTCGTCTAGAAGGCAATACACGACACGATAATTTTGCGATGCGCAAAGCGTTTGAACGGACGGGATTCGTGAAGGAAGCTCATTTACGGCAAGCGTGGTTTTCTCCACGAGAAAATCGCTATTACGATGCGGTGATTTATGGCATGACACGGGAAGACTGGCAGGCAGGAAGTTCAACACCGGTGTTATGGGATGATGCTATAGTAGAAGCAAAAGAATCACCTTTTAATCCGATATTACTCGATTTTCCTGAGCAATTTGAGTCTGAACGATTAGTAATTCGCGCACCTAGAAGAGAAGATGCAGAAGCAAGTTACGAAGCGGTCATGCGCTCATTAGAAGCTTTCCGACCTTGGTTGCCGTTCGCACAGCAAAAGCCAGACCTTGCCCAAACAGAAGCAGCACTAATTGAAGCGGCTGCAGATTTTAAGTTACGCAAAGATTTGCGTCTGCACTTCTTTTTGAAAGACACAGGTCAGTTTATTGGATCTACAGGGCTTCATCGCATCGACTGGGAAGTGCGCAAGTTTGAAATTGGCTACTGGGTAGATAGCCAATTTGAAGGCAAAGGATTTGTTTCAGAAGCTGTGGAGCGTATTACACGTTTTGCTTTTGACGAGCTAGGTGCTAACCGCGTTGAAATTCGCTGTGACCCAGACAATGTCCGAAGTCGCGCAGTAGCAAACCGATTAAATTTTGAGTTAGAAGGAATTTTACGGAACGATACCGTTTCGCGCGTAGACAATAAACTTCATGATACATGTGTATATGCTAAAATACGCCAATAA
- a CDS encoding lmo0937 family membrane protein yields the protein MGRILWIILAVILVIWLVGFLMDVAGGLIHVLLIIAAIILVINLVTGRKGV from the coding sequence ATGGGACGCATTCTTTGGATTATTCTTGCAGTTATTCTTGTTATTTGGCTTGTCGGATTCTTAATGGACGTTGCAGGTGGACTAATACACGTTCTTCTAATTATTGCTGCAATCATTTTAGTTATCAATCTAGTTACAGGTCGTAAAGGCGTATAG
- the mntR gene encoding transcriptional regulator MntR: MPTPSMEDHIEIIYSLIEQKGYARVSDIAEALSVLPSSVTKMVQKLDKDGYLIYERYRGLVLTPRGQKLGKRLLERHSLLEQFLQLIGVDEKQIYEDVEGIEHHLSWNSIDRIADLVQLLEESPDFKEKLNQLKTIGKES, encoded by the coding sequence TTGCCTACTCCAAGTATGGAAGACCACATTGAGATCATTTATTCTTTAATTGAGCAAAAAGGCTATGCGCGGGTATCCGATATCGCGGAAGCCTTATCTGTGTTGCCTTCTTCTGTCACTAAAATGGTGCAAAAGCTTGATAAAGACGGATACTTGATATATGAACGTTATAGAGGGCTTGTGTTGACGCCAAGAGGCCAAAAATTAGGGAAACGGCTATTGGAACGACATAGCTTGCTTGAGCAGTTTTTGCAGTTGATTGGTGTAGACGAAAAACAGATTTATGAAGATGTTGAAGGCATCGAACATCATTTGAGCTGGAATTCAATCGATCGCATTGCTGATTTGGTACAACTATTGGAAGAAAGCCCGGATTTTAAGGAAAAACTCAACCAACTGAAAACGATAGGAAAAGAAAGCTAA
- a CDS encoding CvfB family protein: MALHPGLKAVLQVKDRSTSQWILSDGSGDEVMMNASEIEEGQEIGEEIEVFLYRNRQGGVSATPMIPHILPSEYGWAKVLKVSQREGAVVDIGTTREVYLLPADLPQILELWPKQGDHIFMTLRTDRHGDLYGRLATEEKVLEMMEPAPETLFNQNVQARAYRLLPVGTFMLSVPEMYRIFIHETERQEEPRLGEEKTVRIIGVKDDGTLNGSLLPRKQERLLDDSEQIMRYLEESGGKMPFTDKSSPDEILEIFGMSKAAFKRAIGKLYKNRQIVQEEGWTKSTK; this comes from the coding sequence ATGGCTTTACACCCAGGATTAAAGGCAGTGCTACAAGTAAAGGATCGTTCAACGTCCCAATGGATTTTATCAGATGGATCAGGGGATGAAGTCATGATGAACGCATCAGAAATTGAAGAAGGGCAAGAAATTGGAGAAGAAATTGAAGTGTTTCTGTACCGCAATCGACAAGGCGGCGTGTCAGCAACTCCAATGATTCCACATATTTTGCCAAGCGAATACGGCTGGGCGAAAGTTTTAAAAGTGTCACAACGTGAAGGAGCCGTTGTAGATATTGGTACAACACGCGAAGTCTATTTGTTACCTGCAGATCTTCCGCAAATTTTAGAACTGTGGCCAAAGCAAGGTGACCATATATTTATGACGCTTCGTACAGATCGTCACGGTGATTTATACGGCCGTTTGGCAACAGAAGAAAAAGTATTGGAAATGATGGAGCCGGCTCCAGAAACACTATTCAATCAAAACGTACAAGCACGCGCTTATCGGTTGTTGCCGGTAGGTACATTTATGTTGTCAGTACCCGAAATGTACCGAATTTTTATCCACGAAACGGAACGTCAAGAAGAACCACGTTTAGGTGAAGAAAAGACAGTACGTATTATTGGTGTAAAAGACGATGGTACATTGAATGGTTCTTTACTTCCGAGAAAGCAAGAACGCTTGCTAGATGATTCGGAACAAATCATGCGTTATTTAGAAGAGTCAGGTGGAAAAATGCCATTTACCGATAAATCTTCTCCAGATGAAATTTTAGAAATTTTTGGGATGAGCAAGGCTGCATTCAAACGTGCGATCGGAAAACTATATAAAAATCGTCAAATTGTTCAAGAAGAAGGATGGACTAAGTCAACAAAGTAA
- a CDS encoding DUF1002 domain-containing protein, with product MKKLLTVIALLFALSTILPSYSSANVGINEKFGLPIIVYGGNLSADEKASVAKSLDVAEEVDVEEIEVTGQDLIKYIKDGDSRANMYSSAKITRKDEGAGLVIKIVTPENITQVTTDMYANAMLTAGIENATVEVAAPKAVTGHSALVGIYKAYEVNGETLDPERTDVANDELSVATELADSGVEDAKVSELLTEIKKQIAEQNPASREEVETIVQDQLDKLQIELSPEDRQLLVDLMDRIRQLDIDFSKWSTQLEDLSKSLEDKITTIVNDEGFWESVKKFFRNLADTVRGWFN from the coding sequence ATGAAAAAATTATTAACTGTAATAGCTTTGTTGTTCGCTTTATCTACGATACTTCCGTCTTATAGCTCAGCAAATGTAGGCATTAACGAAAAATTTGGATTGCCAATAATTGTGTATGGAGGAAATCTATCAGCTGATGAAAAAGCATCGGTTGCTAAAAGCCTAGATGTTGCAGAAGAAGTAGATGTAGAAGAAATTGAAGTAACAGGCCAAGATTTGATTAAATACATCAAAGATGGGGATTCTCGCGCGAATATGTATTCATCTGCTAAAATCACACGCAAAGATGAAGGTGCTGGACTGGTCATTAAAATCGTTACACCTGAAAATATCACACAAGTAACGACTGATATGTACGCCAATGCCATGCTCACTGCGGGTATTGAAAATGCTACGGTAGAAGTTGCTGCACCAAAAGCAGTAACGGGTCACTCGGCACTTGTGGGAATCTACAAAGCATACGAAGTAAACGGCGAAACACTGGATCCAGAACGTACGGATGTAGCAAATGATGAATTATCTGTTGCGACTGAACTTGCGGATAGCGGCGTAGAAGATGCTAAAGTGAGTGAGTTGTTAACGGAGATTAAAAAACAAATTGCTGAACAAAATCCTGCTTCTCGTGAAGAAGTAGAAACAATCGTTCAAGACCAATTAGACAAGCTTCAAATCGAATTGAGTCCAGAAGACCGTCAGTTACTGGTGGATTTGATGGATCGTATTCGTCAATTGGATATCGATTTTTCAAAATGGTCAACGCAATTAGAAGACTTAAGCAAATCGCTTGAAGATAAAATCACTACAATTGTCAACGATGAAGGATTTTGGGAAAGTGTTAAAAAGTTTTTTAGAAACTTAGCGGATACCGTACGTGGGTGGTTTAATTAA
- a CDS encoding GNAT family N-acetyltransferase produces the protein MDFNLTELGSDEFAYRLEEEGVMKAEITWTMLADVMIIEHTFVDETMRGQGMAKKLLDQAANYARDNNYKMEPVCSYAVTAFDRYKEYDDVKV, from the coding sequence ATGGATTTTAACTTAACTGAATTAGGTAGTGATGAATTTGCATACCGACTTGAAGAAGAAGGTGTGATGAAAGCTGAAATAACCTGGACGATGCTAGCCGACGTGATGATTATTGAACATACCTTTGTGGATGAAACAATGCGTGGGCAAGGAATGGCTAAAAAATTACTAGATCAAGCAGCAAATTATGCGCGTGATAATAATTATAAAATGGAACCTGTTTGTTCTTATGCTGTTACAGCATTTGATCGCTATAAAGAATATGACGACGTCAAAGTTTAA
- a CDS encoding DUF4064 domain-containing protein codes for MNQDTVNRAGEKVLGIIGIVFNILVMALIGVVMAGYSTMPEMQQFMEDEILADPTITNPEDVQVMLDMMSSGFNVMGWVMIALLGLSTILAIVAVANLRKKGNASAAGVFFIIGGLFAGLLSLTSILFYIAAIMCFVRKPGRQNNQKLRDDDFKYQEDQYRSKEDSLTSDPTTRTENDTPYRPL; via the coding sequence GTGAACCAAGATACAGTGAATAGAGCAGGAGAAAAAGTACTCGGTATCATTGGAATTGTTTTTAATATTTTAGTAATGGCTTTAATTGGTGTTGTGATGGCAGGTTACTCGACTATGCCGGAAATGCAGCAGTTTATGGAAGATGAAATTTTGGCGGATCCGACCATAACAAATCCTGAAGACGTGCAAGTAATGCTAGACATGATGTCTTCAGGCTTTAACGTTATGGGATGGGTGATGATAGCATTATTAGGATTGAGTACGATCCTGGCGATTGTCGCAGTAGCCAATCTTCGTAAAAAAGGAAATGCATCCGCTGCTGGAGTTTTCTTTATCATTGGAGGATTGTTTGCAGGACTTTTGTCTTTAACTTCCATTCTTTTCTACATTGCAGCGATTATGTGCTTTGTTCGCAAACCAGGTAGACAAAATAACCAAAAATTACGTGATGATGATTTTAAGTATCAAGAAGATCAGTACCGCAGTAAAGAAGATTCATTGACTAGTGATCCAACAACACGCACTGAAAACGATACCCCTTATCGTCCGCTTTAA
- a CDS encoding GNAT family N-acetyltransferase, which yields MIRTGTSADIPSVQEIAKVSWNDTYAGIIPLTIQESFLDKSYSIPMMEMRLKKTIILLAEHEGRPVGFANFTKVDEDGDAELIAIYMKPEFQRSGYGKQLLSQGLSYLPNGNQLFVYVESENRKGRNFYEANGFELLEEFEELFEGHPLQTAKYVYTFKTTAI from the coding sequence ATGATTCGTACTGGTACATCTGCAGATATTCCATCTGTCCAAGAAATCGCTAAAGTTAGTTGGAATGATACTTATGCTGGAATTATTCCCTTAACCATACAGGAAAGTTTTTTAGATAAATCGTATTCGATCCCAATGATGGAAATGCGTTTAAAAAAGACGATTATATTGCTTGCAGAACATGAGGGTCGGCCTGTCGGCTTCGCAAATTTCACTAAAGTGGATGAAGATGGTGATGCTGAGCTGATTGCTATCTACATGAAGCCTGAATTTCAACGATCAGGATATGGCAAACAATTGTTATCTCAAGGATTGAGTTATTTACCTAATGGCAATCAATTATTTGTTTATGTTGAAAGTGAAAATAGAAAAGGTCGCAATTTTTACGAAGCAAATGGCTTTGAACTGTTAGAAGAGTTTGAAGAATTATTTGAAGGACACCCTTTGCAGACAGCTAAATACGTTTATACGTTTAAAACGACAGCCATATAG
- a CDS encoding GNAT family N-acetyltransferase, producing the protein MTWKVYRFGELTTKKLYEVLKLRVDVFVVEQNCAYPEIDGLDSQCIHLVYSENETILAYARLVPAGTKYEVPSIGRVVVREEARGRGLASQLLKRCIAYISEEWKADAIKLQGQVYLEEFYQSFGFQSISDYYDEDGIPHVDMEWIRDYL; encoded by the coding sequence ATGACCTGGAAAGTATATCGATTCGGCGAGCTTACAACGAAAAAACTATATGAAGTATTAAAATTACGTGTGGATGTATTTGTCGTAGAACAAAACTGTGCATATCCAGAAATAGACGGATTGGATTCACAATGTATTCATTTAGTATACAGTGAAAATGAGACAATATTAGCTTATGCACGTTTGGTTCCAGCAGGCACAAAATACGAGGTGCCTTCTATTGGAAGAGTTGTTGTTCGTGAAGAAGCTAGAGGCAGAGGCTTGGCATCACAGTTGCTAAAACGGTGTATCGCTTATATTTCAGAAGAATGGAAAGCAGACGCCATTAAATTGCAAGGGCAAGTATATTTAGAAGAATTTTATCAATCTTTTGGTTTCCAATCCATCTCTGATTATTATGATGAAGACGGGATTCCTCATGTAGACATGGAATGGATACGCGACTATCTGTAA